Proteins from a genomic interval of Piscinibacter sp. HJYY11:
- a CDS encoding isocitrate/isopropylmalate dehydrogenase family protein, which yields MSQQRCALIPATLIPGDGVGPEIVDATLFVLEALRAPFEWDHQTAGLAGVRDHGDPLPPPALESIRRTQLALKGPLETPSGGGFRSSNVRLREEFELFANVRPARTIVLGGRYDDVDLVVVRENLEGLYIGHEHYVAIDDDPHAVAMATGINTRHGCRRVLEYAFDYAVANGRKKVTIVHKANILKALTGLFLETGSELHERKYKGQVELETLIVDACAMKLVLNPWQFDVVVTTNLFGDVLSDLVAGLVGGLGMAPGANLGKKAAIFEAVHGTAPDIAGQGRANPVALMLAAAMMLEHVGLPDLALRLRLAINDTLNVDKVRTRDLGGRASTAEFARAVSLRV from the coding sequence ATGTCACAGCAGAGATGCGCCCTTATCCCGGCAACCTTGATTCCAGGTGACGGTGTTGGCCCCGAGATCGTCGATGCCACATTGTTCGTTCTGGAGGCACTGCGCGCACCTTTCGAATGGGACCACCAGACCGCAGGATTGGCCGGCGTTCGCGACCATGGAGATCCGCTGCCTCCGCCCGCGCTGGAAAGCATCCGTCGGACTCAACTGGCGCTGAAGGGTCCGCTGGAAACGCCTTCAGGCGGCGGCTTCCGTTCGTCGAACGTACGGTTGCGAGAAGAGTTCGAGCTGTTCGCGAACGTGAGACCTGCTCGCACGATTGTTCTGGGCGGCCGTTATGACGACGTGGACCTGGTGGTGGTGCGCGAGAACCTCGAAGGTCTCTACATCGGCCATGAGCACTATGTCGCAATTGACGACGATCCCCACGCAGTGGCGATGGCAACCGGGATCAACACCCGCCATGGATGCCGGCGCGTTTTGGAATATGCCTTTGACTATGCCGTCGCCAATGGACGAAAGAAGGTCACGATCGTCCACAAGGCCAACATCCTCAAAGCGCTCACCGGCCTGTTCCTGGAGACCGGAAGCGAACTGCACGAAAGGAAATACAAAGGGCAGGTCGAACTCGAGACGTTGATCGTCGACGCATGCGCGATGAAGCTGGTCCTGAACCCCTGGCAATTCGACGTCGTCGTCACGACCAATCTCTTCGGCGATGTGCTGTCCGATCTTGTCGCGGGACTCGTAGGAGGGCTTGGCATGGCGCCGGGGGCTAACCTTGGCAAGAAGGCCGCCATCTTCGAGGCGGTGCACGGCACCGCACCAGACATCGCCGGTCAGGGCCGAGCCAACCCAGTGGCGCTCATGCTCGCCGCCGCGATGATGCTGGAGCACGTCGGCCTTCCGGATCTCGCGCTGCGGCTGCGCTTGGCGATCAACGACACGCTGAACGTCGACAAGGTGCGCACACGAGATCTCGGTGGGAGGGCCTCCACGGCCGAATTCGCGCGGGCTGTCTCCTTGCGCGTCTAG
- a CDS encoding sensor histidine kinase KdpD, protein MVNQGTTTAPVTHSLGALRRLSHEIRTPLNAVMGFAQLLRSPDGTSHEVRERYLNQLYLAARHLCGVVESVELLSGVAFDAPCLEPTNIRDVVNEAHDILVPLLYNSGTTLHFGVCEDGCRVEADRLWLRQILLNLITNAIKYGKGRVTLSWSVDAGADGDRWVRLSVNDVGAGLESSQVARLFEPFNRLGAAATAVEGTGIGLVITRELAKGMGGSIEVSSVVGSGSSFTVLLRAMPIHSSWDEDASNRSATMPGGFGLGD, encoded by the coding sequence ATGGTGAACCAAGGAACTACAACTGCCCCGGTGACGCACAGTCTGGGCGCGCTGCGCCGGCTGTCTCACGAGATCAGGACGCCCCTCAATGCCGTGATGGGCTTTGCGCAGCTGCTTCGCTCGCCAGATGGCACATCGCATGAGGTGCGTGAGCGATACCTGAACCAGCTCTACCTCGCCGCACGCCATCTGTGCGGTGTGGTCGAGTCCGTCGAGTTGCTCAGCGGCGTGGCCTTCGATGCGCCGTGTCTGGAACCGACCAACATCCGTGACGTCGTCAACGAAGCGCATGACATTCTCGTCCCGCTGCTCTACAACTCTGGAACCACGCTGCACTTCGGCGTCTGCGAGGACGGATGTCGGGTTGAGGCGGACCGCCTTTGGCTACGCCAGATCTTGCTCAACCTGATTACCAATGCCATCAAGTACGGCAAGGGTCGTGTGACATTGTCCTGGTCAGTCGACGCAGGGGCTGATGGCGACAGGTGGGTGCGCCTCAGCGTCAATGACGTTGGCGCGGGGCTCGAAAGCAGTCAGGTCGCACGTCTCTTCGAGCCCTTCAATCGACTGGGCGCTGCCGCCACCGCCGTCGAAGGCACAGGCATCGGCCTCGTGATCACCCGAGAGCTCGCCAAAGGTATGGGGGGCAGCATCGAGGTGAGCAGTGTCGTGGGCTCTGGCAGCTCGTTCACGGTCCTGCTGCGGGCGATGCCCATTCACAGCAGCTGGGACGAAGATGCGTCCAATCGCAGCGCCACGATGCCGGGCGGCTTTGGACTAGGAGACTAG
- a CDS encoding tripartite tricarboxylate transporter substrate binding protein, whose product MQLFAISLRRVFAAASVVLASAACATPSPEFECIAGAQPGGGFDRTCKLLRTAFADDPSLNRHFRIRHMPGGIGAVAWHTVTSQRRAEPNTLVAFSTGSVLNIVLGRFGKGTVNDVRWIATVGADHGAVAVRADAPYADLPSLLAHLKAKPSSVIFGGGGRLGSQDWMKSALVARAAGVPHKAMRYVAFEGGGESLTALISGHIHVYAGDASEIAPFVKSGEVRLLTVLAAARLPGVLSNVPTPRELGVSIEEWTTVRGVYAGPDVPPADVERLTRIFERISRSESFVKARDDLGMTPFNLRGEALTTYVKKDAQRLKKLASDFGLGSP is encoded by the coding sequence ATGCAACTGTTCGCCATCTCACTGCGACGCGTGTTTGCAGCGGCGAGCGTCGTTCTGGCCAGCGCGGCGTGCGCAACACCCTCGCCGGAATTCGAGTGCATCGCCGGCGCTCAGCCCGGTGGCGGATTCGACCGGACCTGCAAACTCCTGCGCACGGCCTTCGCCGACGACCCGTCACTGAACCGCCACTTCCGTATCCGACACATGCCTGGGGGCATCGGAGCGGTCGCCTGGCATACCGTCACCTCCCAGCGGCGGGCCGAGCCCAACACGCTCGTGGCCTTTTCGACTGGTTCCGTGCTCAACATCGTGCTGGGCCGGTTCGGCAAGGGCACCGTCAACGACGTTCGCTGGATTGCAACCGTCGGGGCGGACCACGGCGCCGTGGCGGTGCGGGCCGATGCACCGTACGCCGACCTTCCGTCCTTGCTGGCACACCTGAAGGCTAAGCCCTCCAGCGTGATCTTCGGCGGCGGCGGGCGTCTGGGAAGCCAGGACTGGATGAAGTCGGCTTTGGTGGCGCGCGCTGCAGGGGTTCCTCACAAGGCGATGCGCTATGTCGCCTTTGAAGGCGGCGGGGAGTCGCTGACGGCGCTGATCAGCGGCCACATCCACGTCTACGCCGGCGACGCCTCGGAAATCGCCCCCTTTGTGAAGAGCGGTGAGGTGCGACTGTTGACCGTCCTGGCGGCTGCTCGACTGCCAGGCGTTCTGAGCAATGTTCCAACACCACGTGAATTGGGGGTCAGCATCGAGGAATGGACGACTGTCCGAGGGGTCTATGCCGGACCAGACGTGCCTCCTGCCGATGTGGAACGGCTGACTCGCATCTTCGAGCGGATCTCCCGTTCGGAAAGCTTCGTCAAGGCGCGCGATGACCTTGGGATGACCCCCTTCAATCTGCGAGGTGAAGCGCTGACAACGTACGTCAAGAAGGACGCGCAGCGCCTGAAGAAGCTTGCCAGCGATTTCGGGCTTGGCTCTCCCTGA
- a CDS encoding response regulator, giving the protein MNLLLIEDHPELSLWLGRALKQSGHDITFALDGEDGENKLRQGGFDLVVLDLNLPLRPGLDLLSGMRARGDTTPVLVLTALADVSDRVRGLKAGADDYLPKPFDVNEFEARVQALLRRPKDLRPEERRVGRLLLDYKQNAFYLDGEPVLLSKREHALLRVLFEREGRAVSKEFLLEAVFAGETNADAVEVVVYRLRKRLENCGLQINTLRGLGYMLERQHA; this is encoded by the coding sequence ATGAATCTCCTCCTCATCGAAGACCATCCGGAGCTGTCGCTCTGGCTCGGCCGCGCGCTCAAACAATCGGGCCACGACATCACCTTCGCGCTGGATGGTGAAGACGGCGAGAATAAGTTGCGCCAAGGCGGCTTCGACCTGGTCGTACTTGATCTGAACCTTCCACTGCGTCCTGGCCTCGATCTGCTGTCGGGCATGCGCGCTCGCGGCGACACGACACCGGTGCTCGTGCTGACAGCGCTGGCGGACGTCTCCGACCGTGTTCGAGGGCTGAAAGCCGGTGCAGACGACTACCTGCCCAAGCCGTTCGATGTCAACGAGTTCGAGGCACGCGTGCAGGCCCTGTTGAGACGACCGAAGGATCTTCGGCCCGAAGAGCGACGCGTTGGACGGCTGCTGCTGGACTACAAGCAGAACGCCTTCTACCTGGACGGCGAGCCAGTGCTGCTCTCCAAACGCGAGCATGCCCTCCTGCGCGTTCTCTTTGAACGCGAAGGACGTGCCGTGAGCAAGGAGTTCTTGCTTGAGGCGGTCTTCGCCGGTGAAACCAACGCGGACGCCGTAGAAGTGGTGGTGTACCGGCTGCGCAAACGCCTGGAGAACTGCGGATTGCAGATCAACACGCTTCGGGGGTTGGGGTACATGCTCGAAAGGCAGCATGCCTAA